From a single Oncorhynchus tshawytscha isolate Ot180627B linkage group LG29, Otsh_v2.0, whole genome shotgun sequence genomic region:
- the LOC112233630 gene encoding uncharacterized protein LOC112233630, which yields MQSNIYRQQNEHFEVFTTVLSPQVHRGRCQFRQAEADQMVVKRSYKPHWPDELALTRGEFILVLCKDDEARWFGRLQNGQQGYFPASHVVELSHQDDEPAKDVHRLARRGSAPATYAGGTGALRLQALRRASRAAAGGGPEGAEGEREGPILILKSQISLPNRLPQPLPQPQPQAHSSPSFLHRILSKHRRRSDCHGSSNTGYMAD from the exons atGCAGAGCAACATCTACAGGCAGCAGAATGAGCACTTTGAAGTCTTTACCACTGTCCTCTCCCCACAAG TTCACCGGGGACGATGCCAATTCAGACAGGCAGAGGCTGACCAG ATGGTGGTAAAGCGCAGCTACAAGCCCCACTGGCCAGATGAGCTGGCGCTGACCCGGGGGGAGTTCATCCTGGTTCTGTGTAAAGATGATGAGGCCCGGTGGTTTGGGCGGCTGCAAAACGGACAGCAGGGATACTTCCCGGCCTCGCATGTTGTGGAGCTGAGCCACCAG GACGATGAGCCAGCTAAAGACGTCCACCGCTTAGCGAGACGGGGTTCAGCTCCGGCCACGTATGCAGGTGGTACTGG CGCACTCAGGCTGCAGGCCCTCCGCAGAGCCAGCAGAGCAGCGGCAGGAGGGGGGCCGGAGGGGgccgagggggagagagagggccccATCCTGATACTGAAGTCCCAGATCTCTCTCCCTAACAGGCTGCCCCAGCCCCTGCCCCAACCCCAGCCACAGGCACACAGCTCCCCAAGTTTCCTCCACAGGATCCTATCCAAGCACCGTCGGAGGAGTGATTGTCATGGGTCCAGCAACACGGGCTACATGGCCGACTAA
- the LOC112227538 gene encoding ribosome biogenesis regulatory protein homolog, translating to MAACSIEDLLAKAEQDEAEKLKSITVQKELDLEFDIGNLVAYDKNRIDIRQFREQKKEDFLRSLARDNTQLLVNEIWKHPTERVEEVIVVKLPEPTTPLPREKPPPKPRPPTKWEEFAKLKGIQKKKKTNLVWDDVAKEWKRRWGYKRVNDGTKEWLIEVPETADPNEDQFAKRNKAKKEKVAKNELHRLRNIARAQKIKVPGVGLTPTAQQSKTDLARAVNVAKSSTASAGKFQDRLPKEKAPRNTGKKRKFQPVIGNFSNEKQRQLDLLKVLDSKKPRLDVNKAVNKQMREDDREESAAKFKKGGKKGRKGGNFSGKGKGGGGKGKGRAGGKGQGPPSGKKGAGKPGKR from the coding sequence ATGGCTGCGTGCAGTATAGAAGACTTGCTTGCTAAAGCTGAACAAGATGAGGCTGAAAAACTCAAAAGTATCACCGTTCAAAAAGAACTGGACCTCGAGTTTGACATCGGAAACTTGGTCGCATACGACAAGAACCGTATTGACATTCGACAGTTTCGTGAACAGAAGAAAGAGGATTTCCTGCGTTCGCTAGCTCGTGACAACACGCAGCTCCTGGTCAACGAGATATGGAAGCATCCAACTGAGAGAGTTGAGGAGGTAATCGTAGTCAAACTACCCGAGCCGACCACTCCACTGCCGAGAGAGAAGCCCCCGCCAAAGCCCAGGCCTCCAACCAAATGGGAGGAATTCGCCAAACTGAAGGGGATccaaaagaagaagaaaactAACCTGGTATGGGACGATGTTGCCAAAGAGTGGAAGCGGCGTTGGGGCTACAAGCGTGTCAATGATGGCACAAAAGAGTGGCTGATTGAGGTTCCCGAAACGGCAGACCCTAACGAGGACCAATTCGCCAAACGCAACAAAGCAAAGAAGGAGAAGGTGGCAAAGAACGAGCTGCATCGCCTGAGGAACATAGCCAGGGCACAGAAAATCAAAGTACCAGGTGTTGGACTCACACCGACCGCCCAGCAATCCAAAACTGACCTGGCTAGGGCTGTCAATGTGGCCAAGTCATCCACCGCTTCCGCAGGTAAATTCCAAGACCGCTTACCTAAGGAGAAAGCTCCCAGAAACACCGGGAAGAAGAGGAAATTCCAGCCGGTCATTGGTAACTTTTCCAATGAAAAGCAGAGGCAGCTGGATCTGTTGAAAGTGCTGGACAGTAAGAAACCTCGTCTGGACGTCAACAAAGCTGTAAACAAACAAATGCGAGAGGATGACCGAGAGGAGTCTGCAGCCAAATTTAAGAAGGGGGGAAAGAAGGGACGCAAGGGTGGTAACTTCTCTGGAAAAGGAAAGGGTGGTGGTGGGAAGGGTAAAGGAAGAGCAGGGGGTAAGGGTCAAGGACCACCTAGTGGTAAAAAAGGAGCTGGGAAACCAGGGAAGCGCTAA
- the LOC112227719 gene encoding myb-related protein A-like isoform X4, protein MANIKSRSESEDEDLHSTDPESIDKSKDKKILCKGKWSRDEDERLKKLVEQHGADSWKLVANNFQGRTDGQCQHRWQKVLNPELVKGPWTKEEDQKVIDLVHKYGPKRWSVIAKHLQGRIGKQCRERWHNHLNPEVKKSSWTQEEDSIIYQAHKRLGNRWAEISKLLPGRTDNSIKNHWNSTMRRKVEHEGYLQEGCRGFSSEHGGLKRRHHRPCVPQVDTPHGGHSPLGIAGPTQLGGYLYSPHCGQLMDSLPDSSSYLLPSCHDDPDKEQRIKELELLLMSAETEVRRQAQCRGPCSVEHYSSWADSVSDDTMTTSSSSLEDQSEGGWRGQRKAKGHQWSRLRGLEGAEEGQGPPVELAEGGWRLAEEGQHQVQRHVSPSKFLAVEASSVLSTLQTIPEFAETMELIDSMCLALQDPMTWSEAASFDVSEATTPPKQTQGSYVPQGRTTAGMRYTIDPSNDISTKHRAPMSQRKVHTPNNVPRPGLPSLGRRKRTERVDQSPDRSRATFLESPSINSPKNTPTKARPFTLSQFFNTSGGEHLSLDNPALTSTPVCGQNYLLNTPFQKETTPKHQKENMGFRTPKIHKTIMVPTPRTPTPFKNALAAQEKMHGPLKMVPQPLAFLEEDIREVLKQEIGSDIFTREPQPDFRTWKHDVDGPARKVRKSLVLDSWGKDCLNVQLYQDQLNNALVPEESLLTSSLLMTPLPERDREERPCPPSSGKEGSCGPGRHLPSPRKRKNPPSVRISHHDSPGQVNNQWEAVVYGKTEDQRIMTEQARQYLSSTYTSTGCTSRALVL, encoded by the exons GGGAGGACAGATGGCCAGTGTCAGCACCGCTGGCAGAAGGTGCTCAACCCAGAGCTGGTGAAAGGACCCTGGACAAAAGAGGAGGATCAGAAG GTGATTGACCTGGTTCATAAATATGGCCCCAAGCGCTGGTCTGTGATTGCCAAGCACCTGCAGGGGCGGATCGGGAAGCAGTGCCGTGAGCGCTGGCACAACCATCTGAACCCTGAGGTGAAGAAGTCCTCCTGGACCCAGGAAGAGGACAGCATCATCTACCAGGCCCACAAACGCCTGGGCAACCGCTGGGCCGAGATCTCCAAGCTGCTGCCTGGAAG GACAGACAACTCCATCAAGAATCACTGGAACTCCACCATGAGGAGGAAAGTGGAGCACGAGGGGTACCTCCAGGAGGGCTGCAGGGGATTCAGCTCAGAGCATGGGGGGTTGAAGCGACGCCACCACAGACCCTGTGTCCCCCAAGTAGACACACCCCACGGTGGGCACAGCCCTCTGGGCATAGCTGGACCAACTCAG CTTGGGGGTTACCTCTATAGCCCTCACTGTGGCCAGCTGATGGACAGCCTCCCAGACTCCTCCAGCTACTTATTG CCGTCCTGCCATGATGATCCAGACAAAGAGCAGAGAATTAAGGAGCTTGAGCTGCTGCTTATGTCAGCAGAGACCGAGGTCCGGAGACAGGCCCAGTGCCGAGGCCCATGT agtgtggagcattACTCCAGCTGGGCAGACAGTGTGTCAGATGACACCAtgaccaccagcagcagcagtctGGAGGATCAGAGTGAGGGAGgctggagggggcagaggaaggcCAAGGGCCACCAGTGGAGCAGGCTGAGGGGgctggagggggcagaggaaggcCAAGGGCCACCAGTGGAGCTGGCGGAGGGGGGCTGGAGGCTGGCAGAGGAGGGTCAGCACCAGGTTCAGCGCCATGTTTCCCCCAGTAAGTTCCTGGCTGTGGAGGCTAGTTCTGTGCTCTCCACCCTGCAGACCATCCCCGAGTTCGCAGAGACCATGGAGCTCATCGACTCG ATGTGTCTGGCTCTACAGGACCCTATGACGTGGAGCGAGGCGGCCAGCTTCGACGTGTCTGAGGCGACGACCCCCCCGAAACAAACACAGGGGAGCTACGTACCCCAGGGGAGGACCACAGCGGGAATGAGGTATACCATTGACCCCTCCAACGACATCTCAACAAAGCACCGTGCCCCCATGAGTCAGCGGAAAGTCCACACCCCGAACAACGTGCCCAGACCAGGCCTGCCGTCcctggggaggaggaagaggacagagagggtggaCCAGTCACCTGATAGGAGCCGTGCGACCTTCTTAGAGTCACCCAGCATCAACTCGCCCAAGAACACCCCCACAAAAGCACGGCCTTTCACCCTCTCCCAG TTCTTCAACACATCAGGAGGAGAGCATCTGAGCCTGGACAACCCTGCTCTGACCTCTACCCCGGTCTGTGGCCAGAACTATCTCCTCAACACACCCTTCCAGAAAGAGACCACGCCCAAACACCAGAAAGAGAATATGGG TTTCAGGACCCCTAAGATTCATAAGACCATAATGGTTCCGACTCCCAGAACTCCTACTCCATTTAAGAACGCCCTGGCCGCCCAGGAGAAGATGCATGGGCCGCTAAAGATGGTG ccCCAGCCCCTGGCCTTTCTGGAGGAAGATATCAGGGAGGTGCTGAAGCAGGAGATAGGATCAGACATCTTCACCAGAGAACCACAACCAGACTTCAGGACATGGAAACATGAT GTGGATGGCCCAGCCAGGAAGGTGCGTAAGTCCCTGGTGCTGGACTCCTGGGGGAAAGACTGTCTTAACGTCCAGCTATACCAGGACCAGCTCAATAATGCACTG GTCCCAGAGGAGAGTTTGTTAACCAGCTCCTTATTGATGACCCCACTcccggagagagacagagaggagcgccCCTGCCCCCCCTCGTCTGGGAAGGAGGGGTCCTGTGGCCCCGGGCGCCACCTTCCCAGCCCCCGCAAGAGGAAGAACCCCCCCTCGGTCAGAATTTCCCACCACGATTCACCTGGacag GTCAACAACCAGTGGGAAGCAGTGGTTTATGGGAAGACGGAGGACCAGCGGATTATGACAGAGCAGGCCCGGCAGTACCTGAGTAGCACCTACACGTCCACCGGCTGCACCTCGAGGGCGCTTGTGCTCTGA